From Mya arenaria isolate MELC-2E11 chromosome 12, ASM2691426v1, the proteins below share one genomic window:
- the LOC128210974 gene encoding nucleoporin NUP42-like, with the protein MVVCRFFLGGNCRYGDKCWNEHPSGGNQGYQTTAQRQLFGGGRKTNNQYQWRASDSQQAAPSAASTSSNNQLSPADIVRALSAEITSMWEAGKMWPFSCMGFEKDMPSLPGLTDISMEEMRHEAYDALKQGNIQPYVQKVECTLNEVLAKRQELKNPGMSSKQTLIVFIDDCRRKQASSSSGQVSLFSDSSGGGLFGSGKEGSGLFGQNPASSQAPGPFGASSSSIGGVGSSFGAGSSPFGAGSSTFGSFGAAGNGGGQTAFGQAAAPPSGLFGATGSGLQPSLPPPAFGQAESQSLFGKTDQSSQPAFGQSAFGQTQNTTSAGLFGKAGTETPQAPTNSLFGKPVGSPFGGNAFGSTQTATTQQSANPFGSANLGQSSGFGSTQPLPAPSGFGASSQPSSTVGGAAPVTAAATSGATGQAMVDSLYTPIEQLTDEEKQQFAAQTFTVGMIPTKPPPKEMCF; encoded by the exons ATGGTGGTTTGTCGTTTCTTTTTGGGTGGAAATTGTAGATATGGAGATAAATGTTGGAATGAACATCCGAGTGGAGGAAATCAAG GGTACCAAACTACAGCCCAGCGTCAGTTGTTTGGTGGTGGCCGAAAGACTAACAATCAGTACCAATGGCGAGCATCAGATTCTCAACAAGCCGCTCCTTCCGCAGCCAGTACCTCAAGCAACAATCAACTAAGCCCTGCAGACATTGT GAGAGCATTGTCTGCAGAGATCACCAGCATGTGGGAGGCAGGGAAAATGTGGCCATTCTCCTGCATGGGCTTTGAGAAGGACATGCCATCTTTACCAG GTTTGACAGACATTTCCATGGAGGAGATGCGGCATGAAGCATATGATGCTTTGAAACAAGGCAACATTCAGCCATAT GTTCAAAAGGTGGAATGTACTTTAAATGAGGTGCTTGCAAAGAGACAAGAGCTGAAGAATCCTGGCATGTCCTCAAAGCAGACTCTG ATTGTGTTTATTGATGACTGCAGACGGAAGCAAGCTTCAAG CTCAAGTGGGCAAGTGTCATTGTTCAGTG attCTAGTGGTGGAGGTTTATTTGGATCAGGAAAAGAAGGGTCTGGATTATTTGGACAAAATCCGGCAAGCTCACAAGCACCTGGTCCATTTGGTGCAAGTAGCTCTTCAATTGGAGGTGTTGGCTCTTCATTTGGAGCTGGAAGCTCTCCTTTCGGAGCAGGGAGCTCTACATTTGGAAGTTTTGGTGCTGCTGGTAATGGAGGTGGGCAGACAGCATTTGGACAGGCGGCAGCTCCACCAAGTGGCCTTTTTGGAGCCACAGGCTCCGGTTTGCAACCAAGTCTCCCACCACCTGCATTTGGACAGGCTGAATCACAATCTTTGTTTGGCAAAACTGATCAGTCATCTCAGCCAGCATTTGGGCAATCAGCTTTTGGCCAAACTCAGAACACTACATCTGCTGGTTTATTTGGCAAAGCAGGTACTGAAACACCACAGGCTCCAACAAATTCTCTATTTGGTAAACCAGTTGGTTCTCCATTTGGAGGCAATGCATTTGGTTCCACTCAGACAGCGACAACACAACAGAGTGCTAACCCATTTGGAAGTGCAAACCTTGGTCAAAGTTCAGGCTTTGGAAGTACTCAGCCACTTCCAGCCCCTAGCGGTTTTGGTGCCTCTAGCCAACCATCATCGACAGTAGGTGGTGCAGCTCCAGTTACAGCTGCAGCAACATCAGGTGCGACAGGTCAAGCAATGGTGGATAGTTTATATACACCTATTGAGCAACTCACAGATGAAGAAAAACAGCAATTCGCTGCACAGACATTTACAGTAGGAATGATTCCCACAAAACCACCACCTAAGGAAATGTGCTTTTGA